In Paenibacillus ihbetae, the following are encoded in one genomic region:
- a CDS encoding PLP-dependent aminotransferase family protein produces MWELDRTSTKPLYKQIADELEQKIAYGEFPAGSLLPSERKLADQLGVNRSTVVLAYSELRSLGILESRLGSGTWVSVTKWGVTPKHTPNWHRYAEGGSFLPSPPFLRRIREALELDPSMIDFAGGELAAELSPLEELHTIMSEKLPLMYLGYDNPQGYEPLRDTLVSFLREYRGIHTAASSILITSGSQQSLYLITQCLLSPGDAVAIEDPSYCYSLPMFQSAGLRLFRLPVDEQGIHPDDLYELYHKHRIKMIFLNPNFQNPTGALLSPERRERLLHIAGELGLPIVEDDPFSMTAYDGTPAPSLKSADRAGSVLYIGSFSKMAASGLRVGWMVAPHSIVKRLSDARQQMDFGLSVVPQQVAAQFLNSRYFLPHIDRLRSRLRHKRNLTIAALERELPGMIRWRHPEGGLHLWCTIAPEVNDGKLLEACIQRGMVFVPGSVYGSASGHVRLTYGRANTEDIPEGISRFAAALRSVLN; encoded by the coding sequence TTGTGGGAACTTGATCGGACCAGCACCAAACCCCTCTATAAACAAATTGCCGACGAACTGGAGCAAAAAATCGCTTACGGCGAATTCCCGGCCGGCAGCTTGCTCCCATCGGAACGAAAGCTGGCGGACCAGCTCGGGGTGAACCGCAGCACCGTGGTCTTGGCCTATTCGGAGCTTCGCTCGCTGGGAATTCTGGAGAGCCGTCTGGGCAGCGGCACGTGGGTCAGCGTCACAAAGTGGGGCGTCACGCCAAAGCATACGCCGAACTGGCACCGTTATGCCGAAGGCGGCAGCTTTCTTCCAAGCCCGCCCTTTTTGCGCAGAATCCGCGAGGCGCTTGAGCTCGATCCTTCGATGATCGATTTTGCAGGCGGCGAGCTTGCCGCCGAATTGTCGCCGCTCGAGGAGCTTCATACCATCATGAGCGAGAAATTGCCCTTGATGTATCTTGGATACGACAACCCGCAGGGCTATGAGCCGCTGCGGGATACGCTCGTTTCATTTTTGCGGGAATACCGGGGCATCCATACGGCGGCATCCTCCATTTTAATTACATCAGGGTCCCAGCAATCGCTGTACCTCATTACGCAATGCTTGCTGTCGCCGGGGGATGCGGTCGCTATCGAAGATCCTTCGTACTGCTACTCCCTGCCTATGTTCCAATCGGCCGGGCTGCGCCTGTTCCGGCTTCCCGTCGACGAACAGGGCATCCATCCGGATGACCTTTACGAGCTGTATCATAAACACCGCATCAAAATGATTTTTCTCAATCCCAACTTCCAGAATCCGACGGGGGCCCTGCTCTCTCCGGAACGAAGGGAGCGTCTGCTGCATATTGCAGGCGAGCTCGGGCTGCCGATCGTTGAGGATGATCCGTTTAGCATGACAGCTTATGACGGGACGCCGGCGCCTTCACTGAAATCGGCGGACCGCGCCGGCTCCGTTCTCTACATCGGCTCCTTCTCCAAAATGGCGGCGTCCGGACTGCGCGTCGGCTGGATGGTGGCCCCCCATTCGATCGTGAAACGGCTGTCCGATGCAAGGCAGCAGATGGATTTCGGATTAAGCGTCGTTCCCCAACAGGTAGCGGCCCAATTTTTGAACTCCCGCTATTTTCTTCCCCACATCGACCGGCTGAGGTCCAGATTGCGTCATAAACGCAATTTAACGATCGCCGCACTGGAGCGTGAGCTCCCCGGCATGATTCGTTGGAGGCACCCGGAGGGCGGCCTGCATCTGTGGTGCACCATCGCGCCCGAGGTGAATGACGGCAAGCTGCTTGAGGCCTGCATTCAGCGGGGCAT
- a CDS encoding TIGR01777 family oxidoreductase — protein MRYAICGGTGFIGQALSRRWLNEGHEVIIVTRSLPDDGRQLQVQHSQGQLSYATWDDMKDSPERFEHLDALVNLAGASLSQRWTERGKQRIMDSRQQTVLAVAELLHRLKHKPPVVVQASAMAIYGTSETLTFDETSPAAVQDFPSRVVQQWEAAADRIPAGRLIKLRISVVLGNEGGAYPKMLLPYKLGAGGKIGSGRQWFSWIHIDDMVGLIDYCICHGDISGPVNAASPYAVTNDQFGRTVASVYRRPHWFPLPAVLLKGVLGEMSLILLKGQHIVPAKALAHGFRFRYPELTAALTQLKEQK, from the coding sequence ATGCGTTATGCAATATGCGGAGGCACCGGCTTTATCGGGCAGGCGTTATCCAGGCGGTGGTTAAACGAAGGACATGAGGTTATTATCGTTACGAGATCGCTCCCTGATGATGGACGCCAGCTCCAGGTTCAGCACAGCCAAGGGCAATTATCTTATGCCACCTGGGATGATATGAAGGACAGCCCGGAGCGGTTCGAGCATCTGGATGCGCTGGTCAATCTGGCCGGAGCATCGCTCAGCCAGCGCTGGACGGAACGCGGGAAGCAGCGGATCATGGATTCCCGGCAGCAGACCGTTTTGGCTGTGGCTGAACTTTTGCACCGCCTGAAGCATAAGCCTCCTGTCGTTGTCCAAGCCTCGGCCATGGCCATTTACGGCACGTCCGAAACGTTGACGTTCGATGAGACCAGCCCTGCTGCCGTCCAGGATTTCCCGTCTCGTGTCGTCCAGCAATGGGAGGCGGCGGCAGACCGCATTCCTGCCGGGCGCTTGATCAAGCTTCGCATCAGCGTCGTTCTCGGCAATGAAGGCGGCGCTTATCCGAAGATGCTGCTTCCCTATAAGCTCGGGGCGGGCGGCAAAATCGGAAGCGGCAGGCAGTGGTTCTCCTGGATCCATATTGACGACATGGTTGGCTTGATAGATTACTGCATCTGCCATGGCGATATATCAGGCCCGGTTAATGCCGCCTCGCCGTATGCCGTCACGAACGACCAGTTCGGGCGAACGGTCGCCAGCGTGTACCGCCGGCCGCACTGGTTTCCGCTTCCAGCCGTTCTGCTTAAAGGCGTCCTCGGCGAAATGTCGCTCATTTTGCTCAAGGGCCAACACATCGTCCCGGCAAAAGCGCTGGCCCACGGCTTCCGGTTCCGATATCCCGAGCTTACAGCGGCCCTGACGCAGTTAAAGGAGCAGAAATAG
- a CDS encoding ornithine--oxo-acid transaminase — MHRNLSHIERSERFGARNYHPLPVVVAKAEGVLVTDTEGNTYIDMLSAYSALNAGHRHPRIIQALKDQADKVTLTSRAFYNDQLGFFYERLSNYTGKDLILPMNTGAEAVETALKAARRYAYRNKGIPENQAEIIVCEGNFHGRTITITSFSSSEEYRNGFGPFTPGFRQVPYGDLNALEQAITPNTAAFLVEPIQGESGIVIPPDGYLREARELCSRHRVLLLADEIQTGFGRTGKRFACDWEQVEPDLYILGKALGGGVFPISAVAADKDVLGVFEPGSHGSTFGGNPLGCAVAIAALDVLEEEELAERSRELGEYFAGRLRTIQHPDLKEVRGRGLFIGMELNVPARPYCERLMKLGILCKETHEHTIRFAPPLVIRKSELDQAFECIRQAFQDTTP; from the coding sequence ATGCACCGCAATTTATCCCATATCGAGCGGTCCGAAAGGTTCGGCGCCAGGAACTACCACCCGCTTCCTGTCGTCGTTGCGAAAGCGGAAGGTGTTCTCGTCACCGATACCGAAGGCAATACCTATATCGATATGCTCAGCGCATACTCCGCCCTAAATGCCGGCCACCGCCATCCCCGGATTATTCAGGCGCTTAAGGACCAAGCGGACAAAGTGACTCTGACCTCTCGCGCATTTTACAATGATCAGCTCGGCTTCTTCTATGAACGGCTGTCTAACTATACCGGCAAAGACTTGATTCTTCCGATGAATACGGGAGCGGAAGCGGTGGAAACGGCCCTCAAGGCAGCCCGCCGTTACGCGTACCGGAACAAGGGCATCCCTGAGAATCAGGCCGAGATCATCGTCTGTGAAGGCAATTTCCACGGCCGGACGATCACAATCACCTCCTTCTCCTCGTCGGAGGAATACCGGAACGGGTTCGGTCCCTTTACGCCGGGGTTCAGGCAGGTCCCTTATGGCGACCTGAATGCTTTGGAGCAGGCCATCACGCCGAATACCGCCGCATTTCTGGTTGAACCGATCCAGGGCGAATCCGGCATCGTCATCCCGCCGGACGGCTACTTAAGGGAAGCGCGGGAGCTTTGCAGCCGCCATCGCGTCCTCCTGCTCGCCGACGAGATCCAGACCGGCTTCGGCCGGACGGGCAAGCGGTTTGCCTGCGACTGGGAGCAGGTGGAGCCGGATCTCTACATCTTGGGCAAAGCGTTAGGCGGCGGCGTGTTCCCCATCTCTGCCGTTGCAGCGGATAAAGACGTACTTGGCGTCTTCGAGCCGGGCTCCCATGGCTCAACCTTCGGCGGCAATCCGCTGGGCTGCGCCGTTGCGATCGCTGCGCTGGATGTCCTTGAAGAGGAAGAGCTCGCGGAAAGGTCCCGGGAGCTTGGCGAATATTTTGCCGGCAGGCTCCGCACAATCCAGCATCCCGATTTGAAGGAAGTACGGGGCAGAGGATTATTCATCGGCATGGAGCTTAACGTTCCTGCGCGGCCCTATTGCGAGAGGCTCATGAAGCTTGGCATTCTGTGCAAGGAAACCCATGAGCATACCATCCGCTTCGCTCCCCCGCTCGTCATACGAAAGTCCGAGCTGGATCAGGCGTTTGAATGCATCAGGCAGGCCTTTCAGGATACGACCCCATAA